In Sardina pilchardus chromosome 8, fSarPil1.1, whole genome shotgun sequence, the genomic window AACAAATAGAGGTTCTGGTTACCTTGTGCTTTGAGAATGGCCGCTTTGCCCCTTCCTGCGCCGGAGGCCTGGTTCTTATTCTTCATACTTTTCAGCATAGGCGCATTCTTCAGCATGTCAGGAAGAATAAGAAAGCGGATCTTGCTGCCTCTGATGTAGACCTGCTCAAGCTGCGCCACTCGTCCATCCCTGTAGGTCACTGTGATGTTTGCCATCTGGGGAAATAAACAGGAATGTAAGTgccacacccagacacacacacacacacacccagacacacacacacacacaaatcactgtTTCACAACAGTTCAGAAgagtaaagaggagaggagtgatcaGAAAAGTACATTTACAATATGCTCCATTGTAGAAAGGGATGAGTCCATCTCCTTGGCTGTGTAATGTGGCAACTGAGTGGACCATTTCAAAGACTGTGCTTAGTTGGCAGGACTCTTGAATTTACCTGGCAGTTCATGTTATCCTCTGCTTCAATCAGCTTCCCTCGGTACACTTCTCCCGTGTTCGTTTCACATGTGACTATGTGGCCTTCGGCCTCATGAAGCACTTTGATTGGAACACCGATGGACATGCTTAAGTCTGATTGGGTCAGAAGGTAGAATAGTAGGTTAACAGATGAATAGGTTGATTACATATTTGTTTCCTTCACCTCGGGCTCGGCctactactgtaacacacatcaGTGCAGGTTATCGTGTAATAAAACTTCGAATGAGAAAAGGCCATGAGGCATAAATAAGACATTTGTAACGTTACACATAGCAGCGAAAAATAGTCAAATAACATGAACTAGCAAACTATAGACATTGGAAACATCTTAACCACACACCAGGAGAAACAGCAAGCCACAGACTGTTAACAATACGTTACCAGTTCAACTCGAGACACAAAATCATGATCACATTTGATTCTACTTTAATTAGTTCCCGTTAACCTCAAATGTTTATGCAAACCACCAGTCAAAAGTACATTCTGTATGTAATGTTAGAGGGTGTGGGTTAGCAAGCTAATATTAACGACAGAGGGTTGAAGCAGTTAGTAATCAAGGATTTTTGCTAACGACATCAGACTTACATTAACAAACGATACAATTAAATGATTTTATGTATTCTACAAAGATGCATCACTCACGCTTGTACTTGCAGAAGTGTTATATTGTGTTACTCACAACAACAACGTAGCTGTCTAGTGCAGACACTCCTCCCGTTCGCCAAGCTGTCGCTGTGTCGCGTGTTCCAAACGTTGTTTCACGCCTACCATTGTTTATTTCCGGGGTTCTTTCAGAGTCTACTTTTTCCACTGCCACCAAGCGTGTGGGAAGTGAAACTACACACATGCCGTGCTGAGTCTAGACCGGGAAAGATTTAAAGAACTTTAGAAAAATACTGCCTACCTTTTAAATATAGTCTATGGATGAAACCTACTCTGGGAGCTACTCTGGCGATGATGTGATTTCGATCCTCGACTTTCTTTTTCTGCAGCGCAACACTCCAGAACAAGTGGGGGCAGTAGTTTGGTAACCACCAATactagtagaagaagaagaaaaggaaggagtTGCGATCGGAAATGACCAGAATCAGCTGTGTAAAATCAACTCTACATCTGTGGGAAAATACCTCAGTTGTGATCTTTTTTTATACTAACACTAAGCCAGTAATGCTCATCCTGTAGGGCTGTATGAATAACACAGAGTTCTCTGTTGGATATACAAAGTTCAGCACATTAAGTCAGTCATCAACAGTGcttaatataaacataaactaACGTTAAATGAGGCAGCCTTGCATTGCCGCATTATCGTTGTAAACACCGGAGACTCTTCTTTGGGAAAGAATTGTTGGTTCAGAATGTCAGGTAAGACGAAAATAAGTTAATTTGGGTGTTTTATTTGAACATGCTCGAAAATGCACTTGAGTAAACAAAAGACTCCAGTAACAGCTAACAGGTTAGCTGGACTGGACATGTAACTTGATAgctatgctagctagctagataCACAACTTGGttgctagctaacattagctcaTTATTGTTAGGTTGGCTATTAGACATATTGGTGCACAAGTAGGATATGATGCTAAGTTTTAGTACATAAACCAATTTTACTGACAGACCACGGGTTAAACCGATGCCTCGTTATTTTCAATAAGCATATTCGTTTGTGGTCTCGGTTAACATTGTTTACAAACGTTGGGTCAGGAAAGAACATCCTCGTCAAAcggctaacgctagctaaccaAATGCCTGATGTAATAGGTAAACTTATACGAACTGTCAGACATAACGTTATCCGCTAATGAAGTCAAAAACCTCGAGGCTTTCGCGATGACTGTAACGTTAGTCAATTTATGGTACAGCCTTAGTAAGTAGCAATGTTCAAGGTACCATTACTCTTGTGTCTTCCATCGAAGTTGTCTGATGACCTAGTTAGCTAGTATGGGATATGGTAGGTAGAGCAAATGGCCGTGAACATTGAATGTGATCGTGTAAGTCTACTATCAACAGTTTGACGTTTGTAGAAGTTGTAACGTTTGAGTTTTACTGTATTGTGCTCTTTAGGCGTGATGGATCATCAGGTTGTTTGCGAAACGTCAGCTTGTTTCACAAGAGTGCACTGCATTATAAGACTCATAACAACCGTGGCAGACACACAGGCTGTCATTTTTATTTCTGTGGACTATTTGTTGTGGAAGGGTCAAGGCATCTATTAACAGATGTGTTGTACTCAAGAGGTTTTATCTTTCTGTAGTTCAGGCAGAATTCCTTCAATGGTGCATGTGTTTGACCAGACCAGTAGTCTCACACCTTGCTTTGTTGACGTTTTTGGCAGATGATGTTGTCCTGTTGAATGTACCTGTAATCCGGCAGCTCTATCACTGGGACTGTGGACTGGCTTGCTCACGAATGGTTCTAaagtaagtaggcctacaaggcCCTGTACCAGCCTTATTCACCTTAGTGGAGCGCTAACCTAGAACCTTATTTGCTGTAGCAGAGCTCTAAACCAGTTATTTCCTGCCAGATACCTCCACCCTGTGAGCGAGGAAGACTTCCAGAGTGCGTGCTGGGACCTGAAGTTGACAGAGAGTGTATGGACTATTGACCTGGCCTACCTGATGTGTCACCTGGGGGTCAAACATCGCTTCTGCACACAGACTCTCGGGGTAGACAAGGGCTTCAAGAACCAGGTATCAGCTGGGGAATCtctgttttgaattttgaagtCAGTTGATCGATCAGTGTTTTAAGTGTAATGTATAGACCTATTCGGGTATACTTGGTCTTTGTAAGAGTTCATGGCCTTGGATGCCCTTTGTTTTCTGCTCCTAATTGTTCTGTTTCCTCTGTGCTCTTCCCCATGAAGTCTTTCTATAAGAAGCACTTTGACACGGAGGAGGACCGGGTCAATGAGCTCTTCCTGTGTGCTGAGAGCAGAGGGGTTATGGTGAAGAAGTGGTATGTATCTCCCTACAGTGGCCTCTGCTACACTCTctcaaactctgtgtgtgtgtgtgtttgtgtgagaatgtCCCGCTGTGTATTAGTTCTGTactcaacgtgtgtgtgtgtgtgtgtgtgtgtgtgtgtgtgtgtgtgtgtgtgtgtgtgtgcgcgtgcgcgcgcgtgtacGTGTTCGTCAGCTCTGTGAGTGTACAGGAGCTTCAGGCCCACGTGTCCGAGGGCCATGTGGCTATCGTGCTGGTGAACGCGGTGCTGCTGGTCTGTGAGCTCTGCTCCATCCCGGTCAAGTACTGCTGCTTCCTGCCCGTGGGACAGAAGTGCTTCTGCAAGAAGCCAGACTACCAGGGCCACTTCGTGGTGGTGTGCGGATTCAACCGCACCAACGGATCCGTCTTCTACAACAACCCCGCCTTCTCCGACCGTGAGTGCTTCtggcacattttattttttattcaagtCACATTTcacaagtcacatttatttatattgcacACGTAATAAACACAATGCAATTGAACCAACCAAGGTGCTca contains:
- the gucd1 gene encoding protein GUCD1; amino-acid sequence: MSDDVVLLNVPVIRQLYHWDCGLACSRMVLKYLHPVSEEDFQSACWDLKLTESVWTIDLAYLMCHLGVKHRFCTQTLGVDKGFKNQSFYKKHFDTEEDRVNELFLCAESRGVMVKKCSVSVQELQAHVSEGHVAIVLVNAVLLVCELCSIPVKYCCFLPVGQKCFCKKPDYQGHFVVVCGFNRTNGSVFYNNPAFSDRVCCTSITNFEEARRSYGTDEDILLIFKES
- the snrpd3 gene encoding small nuclear ribonucleoprotein Sm D3, whose amino-acid sequence is MSIGVPIKVLHEAEGHIVTCETNTGEVYRGKLIEAEDNMNCQMANITVTYRDGRVAQLEQVYIRGSKIRFLILPDMLKNAPMLKSMKNKNQASGAGRGKAAILKAQVAARGRGRGGMGRGNIFQKRR